A section of the Symphalangus syndactylus isolate Jambi chromosome 19, NHGRI_mSymSyn1-v2.1_pri, whole genome shotgun sequence genome encodes:
- the TNNI1 gene encoding troponin I, slow skeletal muscle isoform X2, whose amino-acid sequence MLAKAKECWEQEHEEREAEKVRYLAERIPTLQTRGLSLSALQDLCRELHAKVEVVDEERYDIEAKCLHNTREIKDLKLKVMDLRGKFKRPPLRRVRVSADAMLRALLGSKHKVSMDLRANLKSVKKEDTEKERPVEVGDWRKNVEAMSGMEGRKKMFDAAKSPTSQ is encoded by the exons ATGCTGGCCAAGGCCAAGGAATGCTGGGAGCAGGAGCACGAGGAGCGCGAGGCTGAGAAGGTGCGCTACCTGGCAGAGCGCATCCCCACGCTGCAGACCCGTGGCCTGTCCCTCAGCGCCCTGCAG GACCTGTGCCGGGAGCTGCATGccaaggtggaggtggtggatgAGGAGCGATACGACATTGAGGCCAAATGCCTCCACAACACCAGGGAG ATTAAGGACCTGAAGCTGAAGGTGATGGACCTCCGTGGGAAGTTCAAGCGCCCGCCCCTGCGTCGGGTCCGTGTCTCGGCTGACGCCATGCTCCGGGCCCTGCTGGGCTCCAAGCACAAGGTGTCCATGGATCTGCGGGCCAACCTCAAGTCTGTGAAGAAGGAAGACACAGAGAAG GAGCGGCCTGTGGAGGTGGGTGACTGGAGGAAGAACGTGGAGGCCATGTCTGGCATGGAAGGCCGGAAGAAGATGTTTGATGCCGCCAAGTCTCCGACCTCACAGTAG
- the TNNI1 gene encoding troponin I, slow skeletal muscle isoform X1 encodes MPEVERKPKITASRKLLLKSLMLAKAKECWEQEHEEREAEKVRYLAERIPTLQTRGLSLSALQDLCRELHAKVEVVDEERYDIEAKCLHNTREIKDLKLKVMDLRGKFKRPPLRRVRVSADAMLRALLGSKHKVSMDLRANLKSVKKEDTEKERPVEVGDWRKNVEAMSGMEGRKKMFDAAKSPTSQ; translated from the exons ATGCCGGAAGT CGAG AGAAAACCCAAGATCACTGCCTCCCGCAAACTCTTGCTGAAG AGCCTGATGCTGGCCAAGGCCAAGGAATGCTGGGAGCAGGAGCACGAGGAGCGCGAGGCTGAGAAGGTGCGCTACCTGGCAGAGCGCATCCCCACGCTGCAGACCCGTGGCCTGTCCCTCAGCGCCCTGCAG GACCTGTGCCGGGAGCTGCATGccaaggtggaggtggtggatgAGGAGCGATACGACATTGAGGCCAAATGCCTCCACAACACCAGGGAG ATTAAGGACCTGAAGCTGAAGGTGATGGACCTCCGTGGGAAGTTCAAGCGCCCGCCCCTGCGTCGGGTCCGTGTCTCGGCTGACGCCATGCTCCGGGCCCTGCTGGGCTCCAAGCACAAGGTGTCCATGGATCTGCGGGCCAACCTCAAGTCTGTGAAGAAGGAAGACACAGAGAAG GAGCGGCCTGTGGAGGTGGGTGACTGGAGGAAGAACGTGGAGGCCATGTCTGGCATGGAAGGCCGGAAGAAGATGTTTGATGCCGCCAAGTCTCCGACCTCACAGTAG